One genomic region from bacterium encodes:
- a CDS encoding SMP-30/gluconolactonase/LRE family protein, whose protein sequence is MDLKPSIRCRHPIHSGLALRLALAIALASPAAGQRVPVEVLIENRFNAGEGLCFNGEGRLFVGANRAVWEITPEGEARKLAEFTSNLGMAPIGERDLLKADFGPLVFPQHGPNHDGVVYRLTPEGDTTTVASGIGDPNAIVVLPDRSFLVSDDFTHFIYQVTPAGTVSVFTEAIPFPNGLALSPDAGVLYVARIFRRAPDLPAPARFQDFSDEVWRLPLRNCRPAASPEVIFRTGGESGPDGLAVDGEGRIYLAAARAGQLWRITPQSGKGELLVDELPGLASIAFGRGAFDHQSLYAMQIRGGRVLRLQVGARGAKLHLGGHGK, encoded by the coding sequence TTGGACCTGAAGCCATCGATACGCTGCCGCCATCCGATTCACTCCGGCCTCGCACTCCGGCTGGCCCTGGCCATTGCGCTGGCAAGCCCGGCCGCCGGCCAGCGGGTGCCGGTCGAGGTACTGATTGAGAATCGCTTCAACGCCGGTGAGGGATTGTGTTTCAATGGCGAGGGCCGCCTGTTTGTCGGCGCCAACCGCGCCGTGTGGGAAATCACGCCCGAGGGCGAAGCCCGCAAGCTGGCAGAGTTCACTTCGAATTTGGGCATGGCACCCATCGGCGAACGTGATCTGCTCAAGGCGGATTTTGGCCCGCTGGTGTTCCCGCAACATGGCCCCAATCATGACGGCGTCGTGTATCGCCTCACGCCGGAGGGCGACACCACGACCGTGGCAAGCGGCATCGGTGATCCCAACGCAATCGTCGTGCTGCCCGACCGTTCGTTTCTCGTTTCCGACGACTTCACGCACTTCATCTACCAGGTCACACCAGCAGGCACAGTGAGTGTGTTTACCGAGGCGATTCCGTTTCCCAACGGCCTCGCGCTCAGCCCTGACGCCGGCGTGCTCTACGTGGCGCGCATTTTCCGCCGCGCGCCTGATTTGCCGGCGCCGGCGCGTTTTCAGGACTTCAGTGATGAAGTCTGGCGCTTGCCGTTGCGCAACTGCCGGCCGGCAGCATCACCGGAAGTGATTTTTCGCACCGGTGGAGAATCGGGGCCGGACGGTTTGGCGGTGGATGGGGAGGGGCGAATCTACCTGGCTGCGGCACGCGCCGGCCAGCTTTGGCGCATTACGCCGCAATCCGGCAAAGGCGAATTGCTGGTAGACGAGCTGCCCGGTTTGGCGAGCATTGCGTTTGGCCGGGGCGCATTCGATCATCAATCTCTTTATGCGATGCAGATTCGCGGCGGTCGCGTGCTCCGACTGCAGGTCGGCGCCCGCGGCGCCAAGCTTCATCTGGGCGGGCATGGGAAATGA